In Leptospira langatensis, a genomic segment contains:
- the rplK gene encoding 50S ribosomal protein L11 produces MAAKKVVKQIKLQVEAGKANPAPPVGPALGQAGLNIMEFCKQFNERSKNQMGYKLPVVITVFSDRSFTFITKSPPAALLVKKAIGLETGSATPHTVKVGKITRKQLEEIAKTKMEDLNANDLDAAVQIIAGTCRSMGVTVEG; encoded by the coding sequence ATGGCAGCAAAAAAAGTAGTAAAGCAGATCAAGCTCCAGGTTGAAGCCGGAAAGGCCAACCCTGCTCCTCCAGTCGGACCGGCTCTCGGTCAGGCAGGATTGAACATCATGGAGTTCTGCAAACAGTTCAACGAGAGATCTAAAAACCAAATGGGTTATAAGCTCCCCGTTGTGATCACAGTATTCTCCGACAGGAGTTTTACATTCATTACCAAGTCCCCTCCGGCAGCTCTACTTGTTAAGAAAGCGATCGGATTAGAGACTGGTTCCGCAACTCCTCATACTGTTAAGGTTGGGAAGATCACTCGCAAGCAATTAGAAGAAATTGCTAAAACCAAAATGGAAGACTTAAACGCAAACGATCTGGACGCAGCCGTTCAAATCATCGCGGGAACTTGTCGCTCCATGGGCGTTACGGTAGAGGGTTAA
- the rplA gene encoding 50S ribosomal protein L1, whose translation MKRGKKYRAAKEKVDATKVYPIEKAVELAQATSYTKFDGTIEISTKVNYKSLQNVRGTISLPHGTGKLVRVLVFCKGDKQNDAKNAGAEFVGDMDLIEKVAGGWTDFDACVATPDMMKEVGKLGPILGRKGLMPKPKAGTVTNDVAKAVAELKSGRIEYRPDKGGVVHLGVGKVSFDHTKLVENIRTVVQTLLRDKPSDAKGDYLKTFSVSPTMGAGVKVDVKELVNTSI comes from the coding sequence ATGAAACGCGGAAAGAAATATCGCGCAGCGAAAGAGAAAGTCGACGCAACAAAAGTGTATCCTATCGAGAAGGCTGTGGAACTTGCACAGGCTACTTCTTACACTAAGTTTGATGGAACGATAGAGATCTCTACCAAAGTAAATTATAAATCTCTACAGAACGTGAGAGGGACCATTTCCCTTCCTCACGGAACCGGTAAACTGGTTCGGGTCCTTGTTTTCTGCAAAGGAGACAAACAGAACGACGCGAAAAACGCAGGTGCGGAATTCGTGGGCGATATGGACTTGATCGAGAAAGTTGCCGGCGGTTGGACCGATTTCGACGCTTGCGTCGCTACTCCCGATATGATGAAGGAAGTAGGAAAGCTCGGACCGATCTTAGGACGCAAGGGTTTAATGCCTAAGCCTAAGGCCGGAACCGTGACTAACGACGTAGCGAAAGCGGTTGCAGAGTTAAAATCCGGACGTATCGAATATCGCCCAGACAAAGGCGGTGTGGTGCATCTTGGAGTGGGCAAGGTCAGTTTCGATCATACCAAACTCGTGGAAAACATTCGCACAGTAGTTCAAACTCTTCTCCGGGATAAACCTTCGGATGCTAAGGGTGATTATCTGAAAACTTTCTCCGTGTCTCCTACTATGGGAGCGGGCGTGAAAGTGGACGTTAAGGAACTGGTCAACACATCCATCTGA
- the rplJ gene encoding 50S ribosomal protein L10, giving the protein MPSQEKFEAVAELKGRLEKRSDFILASYSGLTVAEITDLRAKLRKEGSEMKVIKNNLFLLALKESEKHKDKNIAFGPEYQGTLAAIFSDANLPNAAKILKEYAKTNKNLILKAGYLDGSVLNAEGVEAIAGLPSREQLLAQIAGGINGPARSIASGMNQIIAGLARAIQAVAEKNNQ; this is encoded by the coding sequence ATGCCCAGCCAGGAAAAATTTGAAGCAGTAGCCGAATTAAAAGGCAGATTAGAAAAACGTAGCGACTTCATCCTAGCCAGCTACAGCGGACTCACGGTGGCTGAGATCACCGACCTTCGTGCGAAGCTTCGCAAGGAAGGATCCGAGATGAAAGTGATCAAGAATAATCTCTTTCTTCTCGCGCTGAAAGAATCCGAGAAGCATAAGGATAAGAACATCGCTTTCGGTCCCGAATATCAGGGAACGCTAGCGGCAATTTTCTCAGACGCGAACCTTCCCAACGCGGCGAAGATCCTAAAAGAATACGCTAAGACGAATAAGAACCTTATTCTGAAAGCGGGATATTTAGACGGATCCGTTCTGAACGCGGAAGGAGTGGAAGCAATCGCAGGTCTTCCGTCAAGAGAGCAACTCTTGGCACAGATCGCAGGCGGTATCAACGGTCCGGCAAGAAGCATCGCTTCTGGTATGAACCAAATTATCGCAGGACTTGCAAGAGCTATCCAAGCTGTCGCAGAAAAGAACAACCAGTAA
- the rplL gene encoding 50S ribosomal protein L7/L12: MSTTEALLEQLGKLTLVEAADLVKKMEEKFGISAAAPVAVAAAAPAAGGAAAADEPASFNVILKGFGDKKIEVIKVVREITGLGLKEAKDLVEAGGKSVKEGVAKAEADDLKKKLEAVGAQIELKAV; this comes from the coding sequence ATGTCTACCACTGAAGCGTTATTAGAGCAACTCGGCAAACTTACCCTCGTGGAAGCAGCTGACCTAGTTAAAAAAATGGAGGAGAAGTTCGGAATTTCCGCAGCGGCTCCAGTAGCAGTTGCAGCTGCGGCACCAGCAGCTGGCGGAGCGGCAGCAGCAGATGAGCCTGCATCCTTCAACGTAATCTTGAAAGGCTTCGGAGACAAAAAAATCGAAGTTATTAAGGTTGTTCGCGAGATCACTGGTCTTGGCTTGAAAGAAGCTAAAGACTTAGTCGAAGCTGGCGGAAAATCCGTTAAAGAAGGCGTTGCGAAAGCAGAAGCTGACGATCTTAAAAAGAAATTAGAAGCTGTCGGCGCTCAAATCGAACTTAAGGCAGTCTAA
- the rpoB gene encoding DNA-directed RNA polymerase subunit beta, whose protein sequence is MYGQVERKRVNFGKITNLDYLPNLIQIQKKSFDWFLQSEVKDPTKRKNQGLEAVFRETFPIESPNNDMVMEYSHYVLGEAKKNPQECKDTDATFALPLKAVIRLIIKETGEIREQVVYMGDLPVMTEQGTFIINGAERVVVSQLHRSPGIFFSYDEERDTYSARVIPYRGSWLEFEMDNKGILVAKIDRKKKFPATLLVKSLGHGTNEEILRLFYKSSKAKIGGASSKELKRLIGRRVIADVINMETGEVMLDAGSKINEDNISILKEMKVKEVELVEYPRDKDNPVLVNCLEKDGVNDYEDAILKFHSIMRQGEPSTIENAEAELNRLFFSPKTFDLGDVGRYKINSKFEFNNPKEFSSAHERVLRPADIIETVRYLLNLISETENYYPDDIDHLGNRRIRSVGELIANQLKVGFTRVERVIKERMTVQEVGTQTPQLLISIKPITAVINEFFGSSQLSQFMDQTNPLAELTHKRRLNALGPGGLSRDRAGFEVRDVHYSHYGRMCPIETPEGPNIGLILSMSSYARVNDYGFLETPYRTVKNSKVGNHIEYLTADKEEYHSIAVSSSPVDEKGEFKSKLISTRHRSDYPFRSPNEIQYMDLTPMQVVSVSTALIPFLEHDDANRALMGSNMQRQAVPLLRQEAPYVGTGMETRAAYDSRICIISRHDGVVKYVDAEKVIIERKGGKESDTYDLTKFKKTNQGTCFNQTPVVGVVHSEIDGRVSKVSKEKIEVTADNGSVREYSLVSGIKQYQPIVNNGEEVRRGSTLAGQIVLGERMDENGNILQKGTVLADGPAVDNGTLALGRNVLVAFMPWEGYNFEDAILISEKVVKDDIFSSIHIEEFEIQARETKLGQEQITRDIPNLSDKAFRDLDETGVIRVGAEVKPGDILVGMVTPKGETDLTPEYKLLHSIFGEKAKEVRDSSLRMPNGFEGTVIDIKRFSRERGDELPAGVEEMVKVFVARKRKLLVGDKMAGRHGNKGVVARIMAEEDMPYMEDGTPMDIVLNPLGVPSRMNLGQIFETQLGLAASKLGINFETPVFDGATEADVEKYCKEANLPLSSKFKLYDGRTGLPFMNEVFCGYIYMLKLAHLVDDKIHARSTGPYSLVTQQPLGGKAQFGGQRLGEMEVWALEAYGASHTLQELLTIKSDDMLGRARIYEAIVKGIHSIKPGIPESFNVLVQELRGLALDIVITDSEGNSVDISDYEDEYSKSKKKIKFETIENA, encoded by the coding sequence ATGTACGGTCAAGTAGAGAGAAAACGGGTAAACTTCGGTAAGATCACCAATCTGGATTACCTTCCTAACTTGATTCAGATTCAGAAGAAGTCCTTCGACTGGTTTCTTCAATCGGAAGTTAAGGACCCCACCAAGAGAAAGAACCAAGGTTTAGAAGCGGTCTTCCGGGAAACATTCCCGATCGAAAGTCCAAACAACGACATGGTCATGGAATACAGCCACTATGTCCTGGGCGAAGCTAAGAAGAACCCTCAAGAATGCAAGGATACGGATGCGACCTTTGCACTTCCTTTAAAAGCAGTTATCCGACTCATTATCAAAGAAACCGGTGAGATTCGCGAGCAGGTCGTCTATATGGGCGATCTTCCTGTGATGACCGAGCAAGGTACTTTTATCATCAACGGAGCAGAGCGCGTGGTCGTGTCTCAGCTTCACCGTTCTCCTGGTATCTTCTTCTCCTATGACGAAGAAAGAGATACTTACTCTGCCAGAGTGATCCCGTATCGCGGATCCTGGTTGGAATTCGAGATGGACAATAAGGGGATCCTGGTTGCAAAGATCGACCGGAAGAAAAAATTCCCTGCTACTCTTCTTGTTAAGTCTCTGGGACACGGGACCAACGAAGAGATCCTGAGACTCTTCTATAAATCCTCTAAGGCGAAGATCGGCGGAGCTTCCTCCAAAGAATTGAAGCGTCTGATCGGACGCAGAGTGATCGCCGACGTGATCAATATGGAAACCGGAGAGGTTATGCTCGATGCCGGTTCCAAGATCAACGAAGACAATATCTCCATCCTAAAAGAGATGAAGGTGAAGGAAGTCGAACTGGTAGAATATCCTCGCGACAAGGATAATCCTGTTCTGGTCAACTGCTTGGAGAAAGACGGCGTTAACGATTACGAAGACGCTATCCTGAAATTCCATAGCATTATGAGACAGGGAGAACCTTCTACCATAGAGAATGCGGAAGCGGAACTGAACCGTCTCTTCTTCTCTCCTAAGACCTTTGATCTGGGAGATGTGGGCCGTTATAAGATCAATAGCAAATTCGAGTTCAATAACCCGAAAGAATTCTCAAGCGCTCACGAAAGAGTTCTAAGACCTGCAGATATCATCGAGACTGTTCGCTATCTTCTGAACCTGATCTCCGAAACGGAGAACTATTATCCGGACGATATCGACCACTTAGGAAACCGTCGTATCCGTTCCGTAGGCGAGCTCATCGCGAACCAATTGAAAGTTGGTTTCACTCGAGTAGAAAGAGTGATCAAGGAAAGAATGACTGTCCAAGAAGTGGGAACTCAAACTCCTCAGCTTCTGATCTCTATCAAGCCGATCACTGCAGTTATCAACGAGTTCTTCGGTTCCAGCCAATTGTCCCAGTTCATGGACCAGACAAACCCTCTGGCAGAGCTCACACACAAACGTCGTTTGAACGCGCTTGGACCTGGAGGTCTTTCCAGAGACAGAGCGGGATTCGAAGTGCGTGACGTTCACTATAGCCACTACGGCCGTATGTGCCCGATCGAGACTCCGGAAGGTCCAAACATCGGACTCATTCTTTCCATGTCTTCTTATGCAAGAGTGAACGATTACGGGTTCTTAGAAACTCCATATCGCACCGTTAAGAACAGCAAGGTCGGAAATCATATCGAGTATCTGACTGCGGATAAGGAAGAATATCATTCTATCGCAGTCTCTTCTTCTCCTGTGGATGAGAAAGGCGAGTTCAAGAGCAAACTGATCTCTACTCGTCACAGATCCGATTATCCGTTCCGCAGCCCGAATGAGATCCAGTACATGGACTTGACTCCTATGCAGGTGGTTTCGGTCTCTACGGCTCTGATTCCGTTCCTGGAACATGATGACGCGAACCGCGCACTCATGGGTTCCAACATGCAACGTCAGGCAGTTCCTCTTCTTCGCCAAGAGGCTCCTTATGTGGGAACTGGTATGGAAACCCGTGCCGCATATGACTCTCGTATTTGTATTATCTCCAGACATGACGGTGTTGTGAAATATGTAGATGCGGAGAAGGTGATCATTGAGCGTAAGGGAGGAAAAGAATCCGACACTTACGATCTCACCAAATTCAAGAAGACCAACCAAGGCACTTGTTTCAATCAAACTCCTGTTGTAGGAGTAGTTCATTCAGAGATCGACGGAAGAGTATCCAAGGTCAGCAAAGAGAAGATCGAAGTGACCGCGGATAACGGAAGCGTAAGAGAATACTCTCTTGTTTCCGGGATCAAGCAATACCAACCGATCGTAAATAACGGAGAAGAAGTTCGCAGAGGATCCACTCTTGCAGGACAGATCGTTCTGGGTGAGAGAATGGACGAGAACGGGAACATCCTCCAGAAGGGAACTGTTCTTGCGGACGGTCCAGCAGTGGACAACGGAACTCTCGCACTCGGACGTAACGTTCTTGTGGCTTTCATGCCTTGGGAAGGTTACAACTTCGAGGATGCGATCCTGATCTCCGAAAAAGTAGTTAAAGACGATATCTTCTCTTCTATCCATATCGAAGAGTTCGAGATCCAAGCTCGTGAGACCAAATTGGGACAAGAGCAGATCACTCGAGATATCCCGAATCTTTCCGACAAGGCATTCCGCGATCTAGATGAGACCGGTGTGATCCGAGTCGGAGCGGAAGTGAAACCGGGAGATATCCTGGTGGGAATGGTGACTCCAAAAGGAGAAACGGACCTCACTCCTGAATACAAACTTCTTCATTCCATCTTCGGAGAGAAGGCGAAAGAAGTAAGAGATTCTTCTCTTCGCATGCCGAACGGATTCGAAGGAACCGTAATCGATATCAAACGTTTCTCTCGTGAAAGAGGCGACGAACTTCCTGCGGGCGTTGAAGAAATGGTAAAAGTCTTCGTAGCTCGTAAGCGTAAGCTTCTCGTCGGAGATAAAATGGCAGGACGTCACGGTAACAAAGGTGTCGTCGCTCGCATCATGGCCGAAGAGGACATGCCTTATATGGAAGACGGTACTCCGATGGATATCGTGTTGAACCCATTAGGTGTTCCTTCTCGTATGAACCTGGGACAGATCTTCGAAACTCAGCTGGGACTTGCTGCAAGCAAACTCGGTATCAATTTCGAGACCCCGGTCTTCGACGGAGCAACCGAAGCAGACGTTGAGAAGTATTGCAAGGAAGCAAATCTTCCACTCAGCTCTAAATTCAAATTATACGACGGACGTACCGGATTACCTTTCATGAACGAGGTATTCTGCGGTTACATCTACATGTTGAAACTCGCTCACTTGGTGGACGACAAGATCCACGCTCGTTCTACCGGACCTTACTCCTTGGTTACTCAACAACCTCTGGGAGGAAAGGCTCAATTCGGTGGTCAGCGTTTGGGAGAGATGGAGGTCTGGGCTCTCGAAGCTTACGGCGCTTCTCATACTCTTCAGGAACTTCTTACCATCAAGTCGGACGATATGTTGGGAAGAGCTAGGATTTATGAAGCCATCGTCAAAGGGATCCATTCCATTAAACCTGGAATTCCGGAGTCCTTTAACGTATTGGTGCAGGAACTCAGG